One window of the Pseudomonas lurida genome contains the following:
- a CDS encoding ribonuclease T2 family protein, producing the protein MKYWMMLWLAVATSAIAAPREQRPAGDFDFYVLSLSWSPTFCMTHPANEQCTGKGYGFVLHGLWPQYARGGWPASCDPQSRLSADDMAKGALMFPTQALLRHEWAKHGTCSGLGATRYLQATDAALATVQIPQQLQPFNVPNYLEARDIERLFRQSNPAMGDHSVAVICKGKVLSEVRVCLSKELRFAGCPKSVKTQCRGGDIRIPVQR; encoded by the coding sequence ATGAAGTACTGGATGATGTTGTGGCTGGCTGTCGCCACAAGTGCAATCGCGGCACCACGGGAGCAGCGGCCGGCGGGGGATTTTGACTTTTATGTGCTGTCGTTGTCGTGGTCACCGACGTTCTGCATGACGCACCCGGCTAACGAACAGTGCACGGGCAAAGGCTACGGGTTCGTGCTGCATGGGCTTTGGCCGCAGTACGCACGGGGTGGGTGGCCAGCGTCGTGCGACCCGCAATCGCGGCTGTCGGCCGACGACATGGCCAAGGGCGCGCTAATGTTTCCCACACAGGCATTGCTCAGGCATGAATGGGCCAAGCACGGTACGTGCAGTGGCCTGGGTGCCACGCGTTACCTGCAAGCAACCGATGCGGCGCTGGCCACGGTGCAAATCCCGCAGCAACTGCAGCCATTCAATGTGCCCAATTACCTTGAGGCACGGGACATAGAACGGCTGTTCCGCCAGAGCAACCCTGCCATGGGCGACCACAGCGTGGCGGTAATCTGCAAGGGCAAGGTGCTGTCCGAAGTGCGGGTGTGCCTGAGCAAGGAACTGCGCTTTGCCGGTTGCCCCAAGAGCGTGAAGACCCAGTGCCGCGGCGGTGACATTCGCATCCCGGTTCAGCGCTGA
- a CDS encoding Gfo/Idh/MocA family protein yields MSTVRWGMIGCGSVTELKSGPAFYKAPGSALVAVMGRREEAVRDYATRHGIARFYTDAQALIDDPEVDAVYIATPPDSHLEYSLMVAAAGKHCCVEKPMALNAEQSALMQRTFERAGLHLFVSYYRRSLPRFQQVRQWLLDGRIGQLRHLTWTLCKPPGADDASAANWRTDPLIAGGGYFADLASHGFDLFQYLAGDIVEVSGFTARQAGRYAAEDAVTACWTFASGALGMGCWNFVADRREDKVELIGSKGRITFAVFEDQPLRLEGEVDEVLDVPCHAHIQWHHVLAMNAHIRGEAEHPSQAIEALKTDLILDKVLQRNPHHPG; encoded by the coding sequence ATGAGCACCGTACGCTGGGGCATGATCGGCTGTGGCAGTGTCACTGAGTTAAAGAGTGGACCCGCTTTCTACAAAGCGCCAGGTTCGGCGCTGGTGGCGGTAATGGGGCGCCGTGAAGAAGCGGTGCGCGATTATGCGACACGCCATGGCATTGCGCGCTTCTATACCGACGCCCAGGCCCTGATCGACGATCCCGAAGTGGACGCGGTGTACATCGCCACCCCACCCGACAGCCACCTCGAATACAGCCTGATGGTGGCCGCCGCGGGCAAGCATTGCTGTGTGGAAAAGCCGATGGCGTTGAATGCCGAGCAAAGCGCATTGATGCAACGCACCTTCGAACGCGCCGGTTTGCATCTGTTTGTCTCGTATTACCGCCGCTCGCTGCCGCGTTTTCAGCAGGTGCGCCAGTGGCTGCTGGACGGGCGCATTGGCCAATTGCGCCACCTGACCTGGACCCTGTGCAAGCCCCCCGGCGCCGACGATGCCAGCGCCGCCAATTGGCGCACCGACCCGCTCATCGCCGGTGGTGGTTACTTTGCCGACCTGGCAAGCCATGGGTTCGACCTGTTCCAGTACCTGGCCGGGGATATCGTCGAGGTTTCGGGCTTTACCGCACGGCAGGCCGGGCGCTACGCCGCCGAGGATGCAGTGACCGCCTGCTGGACGTTCGCGTCCGGCGCACTGGGCATGGGGTGCTGGAACTTTGTCGCCGACCGTCGCGAAGACAAGGTCGAGCTGATCGGCAGCAAGGGGCGCATTACCTTTGCGGTGTTTGAAGACCAACCGCTGCGCCTCGAGGGTGAAGTGGACGAGGTGCTGGACGTGCCTTGCCACGCGCATATCCAGTGGCACCACGTGCTGGCGATGAATGCCCATATTCGCGGGGAAGCCGAACACCCCTCGCAGGCGATCGAAGCGTTGAAGACCGATCTGATCCTCGACAAGGTGCTACAACGTAACCCTCATCACCCGGGGTAG
- a CDS encoding NUDIX hydrolase, whose product MKIRATVICEHEGHILFVRKARSKWALPGGKVERNERPVGAAERELEEETGLNVDGLLYLQELKARDTVHHVFEASVVNIADAKPCNEIIDCQWHPYGAMDELDTTDATRHIVKSFLRRL is encoded by the coding sequence ATGAAAATAAGAGCCACGGTCATTTGCGAACACGAGGGGCATATCCTCTTCGTGCGCAAGGCCAGATCGAAATGGGCGTTGCCGGGGGGCAAGGTCGAACGCAACGAGCGCCCGGTCGGTGCAGCGGAACGCGAGCTGGAAGAAGAAACCGGCTTGAACGTGGATGGCTTGCTGTACTTGCAGGAACTGAAGGCTCGCGACACCGTTCACCACGTGTTCGAAGCGTCAGTGGTGAACATTGCCGATGCAAAACCGTGCAATGAAATAATCGATTGCCAGTGGCACCCTTATGGCGCCATGGATGAACTGGACACTACCGACGCCACCCGACACATCGTCAAATCCTTCCTACGTCGCCTGTAG
- a CDS encoding MGH1-like glycoside hydrolase domain-containing protein, with translation MTATPDTRILATTEGQRLATQEAERWREWGPYLSERQWGTVREDYSADGDAWTYFPHEHARSRAYRWGEDGLAGFSDKAQRWCLGLALWNERDAIIKERLFGLNNAEGNHGEDVKELYFFVDGVPSHAYMRMLYKYPHAAFPYDDLISENARRGLEDAEYEILDTGVFEDNRYCDVSVEYAKHQPDDIFMRITLHNRSDQPTRLQVMPQLWARNDWSWTFDAHKPQLKMDGEQVLACHPELPDRHLGAWGQDGVDWLFCENETNVTRLDGQPAPGPFKDGINDYVVAGVQSAIRRDSGTKVAARFILELGGQESKTLYLRFAPVDAPHVNARKLFEQRRQEADAFYDALQQRITDEDARNVQRQALAGLLWSKQLYYFDVNQWLDGDPAQPAPPIERLHIRNTHWRHLSNFDILSMPDTWEYPWYASWDQGFQAVAMALIDPGYAKQQLLLLVKDRFMHPNGQLPAYEWRFDDANPPVHAWASWRVYQQDKALNGVGDMDFLERIFHKLLLNFSWWVNRKDAEGRNLFQGGFLGLDNIALFDRSAGLPPGYQLDQADGTAWVAAYALDLMRIGLELAKRNGVYVDIAVKFFEHFLYIAGAINRVDDSAEGLWDEQDLFFYDVLHRPDGENEPVRLRSIVGLMPLFAVLVLEQREHEGLEGLRERLLGFMKHRPDLAKLVSRWNEPGQGNRLLLALLRGERTKDLLRRMLDDHEFLSTFGVRSLSKAFAEQPLALKMNGNTLSARYQPGESDSRLYGGNSNWRGPLWMPVNYMLIESLREFHRYYADNFSVEYPTGSGYLSSLAEVADSLSQRLTRLFLRDENGSRPSMAGYAQLEADPSSRDLVLFHEYFHGETGRGLGASHQTGWSALVALLLQPGA, from the coding sequence ATGACGGCCACCCCCGACACCCGAATACTGGCTACAACCGAAGGCCAACGCCTGGCGACGCAGGAGGCCGAGCGATGGCGCGAGTGGGGCCCCTATTTAAGCGAACGCCAGTGGGGCACGGTGCGCGAAGACTACAGCGCCGATGGCGATGCCTGGACTTACTTCCCCCATGAACATGCCCGCAGCCGCGCCTACCGTTGGGGCGAGGATGGCCTGGCCGGTTTCAGCGACAAGGCGCAACGCTGGTGCCTGGGCCTGGCCCTGTGGAACGAGCGCGATGCGATCATCAAGGAGCGCTTGTTCGGCCTCAATAACGCCGAGGGCAACCACGGTGAAGACGTCAAGGAACTGTACTTTTTCGTCGACGGCGTACCGAGCCATGCCTATATGCGCATGCTCTACAAATACCCGCATGCCGCCTTTCCCTATGACGACTTGATCAGCGAAAACGCCCGCCGTGGCCTGGAGGATGCCGAGTACGAGATCCTCGACACCGGCGTATTTGAAGACAACCGTTACTGCGATGTCAGCGTCGAATACGCCAAGCACCAACCCGACGACATTTTCATGCGTATCACGCTGCATAACCGTTCGGACCAGCCGACGCGCTTGCAGGTGATGCCCCAGCTGTGGGCGCGCAATGACTGGAGCTGGACCTTTGACGCGCACAAGCCGCAGTTGAAGATGGACGGGGAGCAGGTGCTGGCGTGCCACCCTGAGCTGCCCGATCGGCATCTTGGCGCCTGGGGCCAGGACGGGGTGGACTGGTTGTTCTGCGAGAACGAGACCAACGTTACCCGGCTGGATGGGCAGCCTGCGCCGGGGCCGTTCAAGGACGGGATCAATGATTACGTGGTCGCGGGTGTCCAATCGGCGATTCGCCGCGACAGCGGCACCAAAGTGGCGGCGCGTTTCATCCTCGAACTGGGAGGCCAGGAAAGCAAAACCCTCTACCTGCGCTTTGCACCCGTTGACGCACCGCACGTCAACGCCCGCAAGCTGTTCGAGCAACGGCGCCAGGAGGCCGACGCGTTCTATGACGCCTTGCAGCAGCGCATCACCGACGAGGATGCGCGCAACGTGCAACGCCAGGCATTGGCCGGGTTGCTGTGGTCCAAGCAGCTTTACTATTTCGACGTCAACCAATGGCTCGACGGCGACCCGGCGCAACCCGCACCGCCGATCGAGCGCCTGCATATCCGCAATACCCATTGGCGGCACCTGTCGAATTTCGACATCCTCTCCATGCCCGACACCTGGGAATACCCGTGGTATGCGTCGTGGGACCAGGGCTTCCAGGCGGTGGCCATGGCGCTGATCGACCCGGGGTATGCCAAGCAGCAACTGCTGCTGTTGGTGAAAGACCGCTTCATGCACCCCAATGGGCAGTTGCCGGCCTATGAATGGCGCTTCGACGACGCCAACCCGCCGGTACATGCCTGGGCCAGCTGGCGGGTGTACCAGCAGGACAAGGCGTTGAACGGCGTAGGCGATATGGATTTCCTCGAGCGGATATTCCACAAGCTGCTGCTGAATTTTTCCTGGTGGGTCAACCGCAAGGACGCTGAGGGGCGCAACCTGTTCCAGGGTGGTTTCCTGGGGTTGGACAATATCGCGTTGTTCGACCGCTCGGCCGGGCTGCCGCCGGGTTACCAGCTGGACCAGGCCGACGGTACGGCATGGGTGGCCGCCTATGCGCTGGACTTGATGCGTATCGGCCTGGAGCTGGCTAAACGCAACGGGGTGTATGTCGACATCGCCGTGAAGTTCTTCGAGCATTTCCTGTATATCGCCGGCGCCATCAACCGCGTCGACGACAGTGCCGAAGGCCTGTGGGATGAGCAGGACCTGTTCTTCTACGATGTGCTGCACCGACCTGACGGCGAGAACGAGCCGGTGCGCCTGCGTTCGATCGTGGGGTTGATGCCGCTGTTTGCCGTGCTGGTGCTGGAGCAACGTGAGCATGAAGGCCTGGAAGGTTTGCGCGAGCGCTTGCTGGGGTTCATGAAGCACCGGCCCGACCTGGCCAAACTGGTCTCGCGCTGGAATGAGCCAGGGCAGGGCAACCGCCTGTTGCTGGCGCTGCTGCGCGGTGAACGCACCAAGGACCTGCTGCGGCGCATGCTCGATGACCATGAGTTCCTCTCGACGTTTGGCGTGCGCTCCTTGTCCAAGGCGTTCGCCGAGCAGCCGCTTGCATTGAAGATGAACGGCAACACCCTCAGTGCACGCTACCAGCCCGGCGAGTCCGATTCGCGGCTGTATGGCGGTAACTCCAATTGGCGCGGGCCATTGTGGATGCCGGTCAACTACATGCTGATCGAGTCGTTACGGGAATTTCACCGCTACTACGCGGACAACTTCTCGGTGGAGTACCCGACCGGCAGTGGTTACTTGTCCTCCCTGGCGGAAGTCGCCGACAGCCTCAGCCAGCGCCTGACGCGGTTGTTCCTGCGCGATGAGAACGGCTCACGGCCGTCGATGGCGGGGTACGCACAGCTGGAGGCGGACCCGTCCAGCCGCGACCTGGTGCTGTTCCACGAGTACTTCCACGGGGAAACCGGGCGCGGACTGGGCGCGTCCCATCAGACGGGATGGAGCGCGTTGGTGGCGTTGTTACTGCAGCCAGGCGCTTAG
- a CDS encoding OprD family outer membrane porin: MKISTLALSITAAVLAQHAYADDFGLGSLGTGNGHSGFLEDSHASVSSRTMYYSADNRSGTNNDLREAATALRFDYKSGFTQGTVGLGFDVMAFGALRLDGGDGHTAGAGLSGNGNSFFPTKNNGTEPADSFGRAAGNVKFRISQTELHVGGGLAPVLPILVSNDSRVAPQTFDGGILTSNDIPNVTFTGGELNRAEGRASSNATGLSVAGGTRDSDSFKFGGVDYKPFGSSDNVVAKNLTLQYYYAQLQDFYKQNYVGLVHVLPLGNDQSFKTDLRYFDSTSDGKNGESGYQFNNNGGYAKHANEVDNKTYSAAFTYQLGGSSLMLGHIGVGDDGGFVWVNQGSLADPHAQGAGGSDFYLFTDAVVGQFSRAGEQVNFGQYSYDFKAYVPGLKASVAYLDGSDIKSKVAGGPDQKENEADFRLDYVVQAGPLKGFGTTLRTGTYHGKNTGTADQDQTRLIFNYTYAIF; this comes from the coding sequence ATGAAAATTTCTACACTGGCGTTGTCGATCACCGCCGCCGTTCTTGCACAACACGCCTACGCTGATGATTTCGGGCTCGGTTCCCTGGGCACGGGCAATGGTCACAGCGGTTTCCTTGAGGACAGCCATGCGTCCGTCAGTTCGCGGACCATGTACTACAGCGCGGATAACCGCTCGGGAACTAACAACGACCTGCGCGAAGCCGCCACCGCGCTGCGTTTTGACTATAAATCCGGTTTCACCCAAGGCACCGTTGGGCTCGGTTTTGATGTCATGGCCTTCGGCGCGCTGCGCCTGGACGGCGGCGATGGCCACACTGCTGGCGCAGGCCTGTCGGGTAACGGCAACAGCTTCTTCCCGACCAAGAACAACGGCACCGAGCCTGCCGATTCCTTCGGTCGCGCGGCGGGCAATGTGAAGTTCCGCATTTCCCAGACCGAGTTGCACGTCGGTGGTGGCCTGGCGCCGGTGTTGCCGATCCTGGTCTCCAACGACAGCCGCGTGGCACCGCAGACCTTTGACGGCGGCATCCTCACCTCCAACGACATTCCCAATGTCACCTTCACCGGTGGTGAGCTGAACCGCGCCGAAGGTCGGGCCTCGAGCAACGCCACAGGCTTGAGTGTGGCAGGCGGTACCCGCGACAGCGACAGCTTCAAGTTCGGTGGGGTGGACTACAAACCGTTTGGCTCTTCCGACAACGTGGTCGCGAAAAACCTGACGTTGCAGTACTACTACGCGCAACTGCAGGACTTCTACAAACAGAACTACGTCGGCCTGGTCCACGTACTGCCGCTGGGCAACGACCAGTCGTTCAAGACTGACCTGCGCTACTTCGACAGCACCAGCGACGGCAAGAACGGCGAGAGCGGCTACCAGTTCAACAACAACGGCGGCTACGCCAAGCACGCCAACGAAGTGGATAACAAAACCTACAGTGCGGCCTTCACCTACCAGTTGGGTGGCAGCAGCCTGATGCTCGGCCACATTGGCGTCGGTGATGATGGCGGGTTTGTGTGGGTCAACCAGGGCAGCCTGGCCGACCCGCACGCACAAGGTGCCGGCGGCAGCGACTTCTACCTGTTTACCGACGCCGTGGTCGGCCAGTTCTCCCGCGCGGGCGAGCAGGTCAACTTTGGCCAGTACTCGTATGACTTCAAGGCCTATGTGCCTGGCTTGAAGGCGTCCGTGGCTTATCTGGACGGCTCGGACATCAAGTCGAAGGTCGCCGGCGGTCCTGACCAGAAGGAAAACGAAGCTGACTTCCGCCTGGACTACGTGGTGCAGGCAGGGCCTCTGAAAGGTTTCGGAACCACGTTGCGGACCGGTACCTATCACGGTAAAAACACCGGCACCGCCGACCAGGACCAAACGCGCCTGATCTTCAACTACACCTACGCGATCTTCTAA
- a CDS encoding 2-oxoadipate dioxygenase/decarboxylase HglS, with translation MPNTAHVSPDEIRKGFSKAMSDMYRDEVPLYGALMELVAETNAHVLDTQPRLARQLQRTGEIERLDMERHGAIRLGTATELATIRRLFAVMGMQPVGYYDLTPAGVPVHSTAFRAVHEQALQTSPFRVFTSLLRLELIENPDLRTFAESALAKRSIFTPGALALIEQSEQDGGLDAGDADEFIRQALETFRWHHTATVTGAQYQQLSDQHRLIADVVAFRGPHINHLTPRTLDIDQVQAAMPGKGITPKAVIEGPPRRHCPILLRQTSFKALDEPIAFTDAQGSHSARFGEIEQRGVALTPKGRALYDQLLNAARDALGAFPNEGNAARYVELMEQHFQAFPDSHAQMREQGLAYFRYFATEQGLAARGTADQPRTVEALIAAGHIDVEPLVYEDFLPVSAAGIFQSNLGDAAQSHYAANSNQAEFEKALGRQTIDELTLYGETQQRSIDECTRTLLA, from the coding sequence ATGCCCAACACCGCACATGTCAGCCCCGACGAGATCCGCAAGGGCTTTTCCAAGGCCATGTCCGACATGTACCGAGATGAAGTTCCCCTGTATGGCGCGCTGATGGAGCTGGTGGCCGAGACCAATGCCCACGTACTCGACACCCAACCGCGCCTGGCGCGACAGCTGCAACGGACCGGCGAAATCGAGCGCCTGGACATGGAGCGCCATGGTGCGATACGCCTGGGCACCGCCACGGAGCTGGCGACCATCCGCCGCCTGTTCGCGGTGATGGGCATGCAGCCGGTGGGCTATTACGACTTGACCCCGGCCGGTGTGCCCGTGCACTCCACCGCCTTTCGCGCCGTGCACGAACAGGCGCTGCAAACCAGCCCGTTCCGGGTGTTTACTTCGTTATTGCGCCTGGAGCTGATCGAGAACCCTGACCTGCGTACCTTTGCCGAATCCGCCCTGGCCAAGCGCTCGATCTTTACCCCTGGCGCCCTCGCACTGATCGAACAATCAGAACAGGACGGCGGCCTCGACGCTGGCGATGCCGATGAATTTATCCGCCAGGCCCTGGAAACCTTCCGCTGGCACCACACTGCCACCGTCACCGGCGCGCAGTACCAACAGCTGAGCGACCAGCATCGCCTGATCGCCGATGTCGTCGCGTTCAGGGGCCCGCATATCAACCACCTGACCCCGCGCACGCTGGACATCGACCAAGTCCAGGCCGCCATGCCCGGCAAAGGCATCACCCCCAAGGCGGTGATCGAAGGTCCACCCCGCCGCCACTGCCCTATCCTGCTGCGCCAGACCAGCTTCAAGGCCCTCGACGAGCCCATCGCCTTCACCGATGCCCAGGGCAGCCACAGCGCGCGCTTTGGCGAAATCGAACAGCGCGGCGTGGCGCTAACGCCCAAAGGCCGCGCCCTGTACGACCAGTTGCTGAACGCCGCGCGCGACGCGCTGGGCGCTTTCCCCAATGAGGGCAACGCCGCACGTTATGTCGAATTGATGGAGCAGCACTTCCAGGCCTTCCCGGACAGCCACGCACAAATGCGTGAACAGGGCCTGGCGTACTTCCGCTACTTCGCCACCGAACAAGGTTTGGCGGCGCGCGGCACTGCGGATCAACCGCGCACAGTGGAAGCATTGATCGCGGCGGGCCACATCGATGTGGAGCCCTTGGTGTATGAGGATTTTCTGCCGGTGAGTGCGGCGGGGATCTTCCAGTCGAACCTGGGGGACGCGGCGCAGAGTCACTACGCGGCGAATTCGAACCAGGCCGAATTCGAAAAGGCGCTGGGCCGTCAGACGATTGATGAATTGACGCTGTATGGCGAGACGCAGCAGCGCTCTATCGATGAATGCACCCGGACGCTGCTGGCATGA
- a CDS encoding DUF465 domain-containing protein, producing the protein MPVKHDLYQDLGLSKEVVHERRANDKRLDSLLTQYDDADKEVLKAESASASDEDVEKLKKKRLLIKDDIVAKLG; encoded by the coding sequence ATGCCAGTGAAACACGACCTGTATCAGGACTTGGGGTTGAGCAAGGAAGTCGTTCACGAACGCAGGGCAAATGACAAACGCCTGGACTCGCTGCTCACTCAATATGACGACGCTGACAAGGAGGTGCTGAAGGCGGAATCGGCAAGCGCCAGCGACGAGGATGTGGAGAAGCTGAAGAAAAAGCGGCTGTTGATCAAAGACGACATTGTGGCGAAGTTGGGGTAA